AAATCGAGCGAGCGCTGATCTCCAAGGCGCTCGAGCAAACCGGAGGAAACGTGACGCACACCGCGCGTCTGTTGAAGATTTCTCGCAAAGGTTTGCAGCTCAAGATGAAGGAGCTGGGGCTCCGTGAGCGGGACGAACGGGACGGCTGAGAGCCCCTGGCGGCTCCGGTGCCACGCTTGCGGGGCACGCAGGGGTGCGCGCCTCGCGCTGCTGGCTGCGCTGCTCGTGCCTCTAGGCTGCTCCAAGGAGAAGCCGAAGCCAGAGCCCGAGGAGCCGTTGGTGGACGCGTCTTTGGAGATCGGGCCGAAGGCGCCGTCGGAGCGCAAAGGCATGTTGTGGATAGAGCCGGGCGCGCTCGTCGCGGGGACTGCCCCAACTGCCTACCCTCGCGTCGCTGACTCCGAGATGCCCGGCGAGCAGGTTATTCTGCGCGGATTTTACATCGACGTCTTCCCCTATCCCAACGAGCAGGGTGCGATCCCGCTGACGAACGTCTCTCAGGCAGAAGCGAAGACCCACTGTGAAGAGCAAGGCAAACGCCTCTGCACCGAACTCGAGTGGGAGCGTGCCTGCAAGGGGCCGAAGAACAACGTCTACGAATACGGCGACGCCTACAAGTCCGAGCGCTGCAACACCGGTGCTCCACCTCGTATGTTGCCGAGCGGCATGCTGTACGGCTGCCGAAGCGACTTCGGAGTTCGCGATTTGCATGGCGGCGTCTGGGAGTGGACGAGCAGCCACTACGGGCGTGGCGTTTCCTCGGAGAAAGAGCTGGGGAGTCTTAGAGGCGGCAACTCCACTGCTGGAGAGCTGGTTGGTCGCTGCGCCAACGTGGCCTCATCACCTGTCGATAGGCGGGCTGGTACCGTCGGCTTTCGCTGTTGCGCAGGCGACACGAATCCAGCCGAAGTCGTGCTCCGGGTGAAGCGAGGCGCACCGCTCACGGCCCACGCGAAGCTCGAGAAGGAGCTCTCCAAAAAGCTCGAGGCCCTGTTGCCAGAGGCGGCAGAGAAGGACCTGGGCACGCGCAAGGGTTTCAAGCTTCAGCGGATGTGGACCTGGCGACCCATCGGAAACGAAGAACTCCTCGTGGCTGGCGGTTGCGTTGGACTCGCATCGGAGCCGAGGTGTGGTGTGATCGTCGCGCGCATGGTGCTGGATGAGCCCAAGTTCCTTGGCTGGGCTGGCAGCGGACACTGGGCCCCCAACGTGCAAACCGACGTCGACCCCCGTGACCTTTGGCTCTTCGGTGGCGACAAGGCGGGGCAATTCAAGCGCCTGATTGGCTACGTTTGGGGTCGCGTGAGCATCGGACTCATCGAGCGGAATCTTCCGAAAGATGACGACGACAAGAAGAAGAAGAAAAAGAAGAAGAAGCGCTAGCGCGGCTCGCAGAGCGCGTTCGCCCGCTTGAGCAAGCTGTCCTCGCGCCGCTCGAGACGCTTGAGTTCGTGGGTTGCGCGCACCCGCGCCGCAGCATCATTTGCTTCGCGAGCCTTCTGCAGGCTACCGCATGTGGTTGCGGT
The sequence above is drawn from the Polyangiaceae bacterium genome and encodes:
- a CDS encoding formylglycine-generating enzyme family protein, whose translation is MSGTNGTAESPWRLRCHACGARRGARLALLAALLVPLGCSKEKPKPEPEEPLVDASLEIGPKAPSERKGMLWIEPGALVAGTAPTAYPRVADSEMPGEQVILRGFYIDVFPYPNEQGAIPLTNVSQAEAKTHCEEQGKRLCTELEWERACKGPKNNVYEYGDAYKSERCNTGAPPRMLPSGMLYGCRSDFGVRDLHGGVWEWTSSHYGRGVSSEKELGSLRGGNSTAGELVGRCANVASSPVDRRAGTVGFRCCAGDTNPAEVVLRVKRGAPLTAHAKLEKELSKKLEALLPEAAEKDLGTRKGFKLQRMWTWRPIGNEELLVAGGCVGLASEPRCGVIVARMVLDEPKFLGWAGSGHWAPNVQTDVDPRDLWLFGGDKAGQFKRLIGYVWGRVSIGLIERNLPKDDDDKKKKKKKKKR